The following proteins come from a genomic window of Mustela lutreola isolate mMusLut2 chromosome 6, mMusLut2.pri, whole genome shotgun sequence:
- the LOC131834792 gene encoding BTB/POZ domain-containing protein 10-like, which produces MSLHGASGGHERSRDRRRSSDRSRDSSHERTESQLTPCIRNVTSPTRQHHVEREKDHSSSRPSSPRPQKASPNGSSSSAGNSSRNSSQSSSDGSCKTSGEMVFVYENAKEGARNVRTSERVTLIVDNTRFVVDPSIFTAQPNTMLGRMFGSGREHNVTRPNEKGEYEVAEGIGSTVFRAILDYYKTGIIRCPDGISIPELREACDYLCISFEYSTIKCRDLSALMHELSNDGARRQFEFYLEEMILPLMVASAQSGERECHIVVLTDDDVVDWDEEYPPQMGEEYSQIIYSTKLYRFFKYIENRDVAKSVLKERGLKKIRLGIEGYPTYKEKVKKRPGGRPEVIYNYVQRPFIRMSWEKEEGKSRHVDFQCVKSKSITNLAAAAADIPQDQLVVMHPTPQVDELDILPIHPPSGNNDLDPDAQNPML; this is translated from the coding sequence ATGAGTCTACATGGTGCTAGCGGGGGACATGAACGATCAAGAGATAGACGAAGATCAAGTGACAGATCACGAGATTCATCTCACGAAAGAACAGAATCTCAACTCACTCCTTGTATTAGAAATGTTACTTCTCCAACACGACAACACCATGTTGAACGAGAAAAAGATCATAGTTCTTCTCGTCCAAGTAGTCCTCGTCCTCAAAAAGCATCTCCAAATGGTTCCAGTAGCAGTGCTGGGAACAGCAGCAGAAACAGTAGTCAGTCAAGTTCGGATGGTAGCTGTAAGACATCTGGGGAGATGGTGTTtgtatatgaaaatgcaaaagaaggAGCTCGGAATGTGAGAACATCGGAACGAGTAACACTAATAGTGGATAACACTAGATTTGTTGTAGACCCATCCATTTTTACTGCACAGCCAAATACAATGTTGGGCAGGATGTTTGGATCTGGCAGAGAACATAACGTTACACGTCCTAATGAGAAGGGAGAGTATGAAGTGGCAGAGGGAATTGGCTCCACAGTGTTTCGAGCTATTCTGGATTACTACAAAACAGGAATAATTCGTTGTCCTGATGGCATATCTATTCCTGAACTGAGAGAAGCATGCGACtacctttgtatttcttttgaatataGTACTATTAAATGTAGAGATCTCAGTGCCCTAATGCATGAGTTATCAAATGATGGTGCTCGTAGACAATTTGAATTTTATCTGGAAGAAATGATCCTGCCTCTCATGGTAGCTAGTGCCCAGAGTGGGGAAAGAGAATGCCACATAGTAGTCCTTACAGACGATGATGTGGTTGATTGGGATGAAGAGTATCCACCACAGATGGGAGAAGAGTATTCACAAATTATTTATAGCACAAAATTATATAGATTTTTCAAGTACATTGAAAACAGAGATGTGGCCAAATCAGTTTTGAAGGAGAGGGGTCTTAAGAAGATTAGATTGGGAATAGAAGGTTATCCTACctacaaagaaaaagtaaagaaaaggccTGGGGGCCGCCCAGAAGTGATTTACAACTATGTCCAAAGACCCTTTATTCGAATGTcttgggagaaggaagaaggaaagagtcGGCATGTAGACTTTCAGTGCGTAAAGAGTAAATCGATCACCAATCTCGCAGCCGCTGCCGCAGACATTCCGCAGGACCAGCTAGTAGTCATGCACCCGACTCCGCAAGTGGATGAGCTGGATATTCTCCCTATTCATCCCCCTTCTGGCAACAATGACCTCGATCCTGATGCGCAGAATCCAATGCTGTGA